A part of Scleropages formosus chromosome 3, fSclFor1.1, whole genome shotgun sequence genomic DNA contains:
- the dtd2 gene encoding D-aminoacyl-tRNA deacylase 2 — MAEKSECLARTVVQQCVRARLQVKPPDEECEAQWVEIERGMVIHVCFFKGAQPDVVPKLVNSLLNVKLCEADSGKRVSVLELPGSILIVPQATLGGKLKGRSMQYHSNIGKEDGLQLYSNFVSQCEKELTASSKCSEAGVVVKCGTYGNRQVLSLDTNGPYTHIIEF, encoded by the exons ATGGCGGAGAAGAGCGAGTGTCTCGCCAGAACGGTAGTCCagcagtgtgtgcgcgcgcgactGCAAGTGAAGCCGCCTGACGAGGAGTGCGAAGCGCAGTGGGTGGAG aTTGAAAGGGGAATGGTGATACATGTCTGTTTTTTCAAAGGAGCTCAGCCGGACGTTGTCCCAAAACTGG TGAACTCCCTCCTCAATGTTAAGCTCTGTGAGGCTGACTCGGGAAAGAGAGTGTCGGTGCTTGAGCTGCCTGGAAGCATACTCATCGTACCCCAGGCCACGCTGGGAGGGAAACTGAAGGGTCGCAGCATGCAATACCATAGTAACATCGGGAAGGAGGATGGACTTCAGCTGTACAGCAACtttgtgtcacagtgtgagaaAGAGCTGACTGCGTCTTCCAAGTGCTCTGAGGCCGGTGTGGTGGTCAAGTGTGGGACCTACGGAAACAGACAAGTGCTGAGCCTTGATACCAATGGACCCTATACGCATATAATAGAGTTTTAA